The Castanea sativa cultivar Marrone di Chiusa Pesio chromosome 4, ASM4071231v1 sequence GgtctccacaaattccttcgtggATTTCTTCCAAGATGTATTTGGCTTCTTCTTCGTCGACACACTTCAAGTAAGGCATAGAGAAGCCCCTCTTGTATAAAGTGTCATTTAGGATTGTAAATCTGGCTGCCCtctttttgatcttcttggccTCCTTGGCGTCTTGAGGGAGGTGCCCGTCTTGGAGAAAAGACATAATCGGTGTCATCCAGCTGTTTACGCTCTAGATTGCAAATGCTGGAACTTCTTCGATGCTGGGGCATTTTTGAATCTCCATGTCTAACTCCATGCTCGTTGACCCTTCCTCTGACGAGGGCATTTTCGCGATCTCGTCTACTGCCATGTTCTGGCCTCTTGGGATCTGCAAGAGCTCCAATTTACCAAACTCTCGGACTAGATGTTTCTTTAGCTTGAGGTATTTCtgcattctttcctcctttgcttcataCTCCTCTTTGATCTACCCTGTTACTAATTTCAAGTCACTCTGGATGAGCAGGTTCTTAGCCCCGAGTGCTTTCCCTAGTCTCAGCCCCATTAATATTCCTTCGTACTCGGATTGGTGGCTGGAAACTTCAGTTGAACTCCGTATCTGAGCATTTCTTCGTTAGGGGTGTTTATGATGACTTGTCCTCCCTCCCTCTTTTGGGCTGACGAACCGTCAGTCTGGATCATCCACTGTTCTGTCTCATTGTTGGGGTTGTCATCTTTTGGGAGGGTGAACTCAACAATGAAGTCCACCAGAGCTTGTGCCTTGATGGTTGTTCTAGGGTGGTActcgatgtcgaactggctgagcTCAATTACCCACTGGACCATTCTCCTTGCTGCCTTAGGCTTATTCATGGACTTCTTGATGGGTTAGTCCGTCATTACTACGATGGGATTTGCCTCGAAATACGGCCAGAGCTTGCGTGAAGCTACTATTAAGGCGAATGCAATCTTTTCAATCCTGGGATATCGGACTTCTACTCCTTGGAGAACTTGGCTGACTAGTAAACTGGAAGTTGTTTCTTGTCCTCTTCTCGAATCAGGGCTGCGCTCACGGCTAAGGCTGACGCTGCTaggtataaatataaattttctccTTCCTTGGATGGACTCAAAAGGGGTGGATTGCTCAGGTAACATTTGAGTTCTTGAAATGCTGCTTCACATTCGTCAGTCCAGGCaaaagcttgcttcaatgtcTTGAAGAAGGGTAGGCATTTATCCATCGCTTTAGAGACAAACCTATTGAGGGCTGAGATCCTTCCTGTGAGTTTTTGGACCTCTTTGACGATCTTGGGCGATGTCATGTCAAGAATGGCCCGAACTTTCTCCGGGTTGGTTTCTATCcctctttgggacaccatgaatcccaagaacttccccgAGACTATGCCGAAGACACACTTGCTAGGATTCAACTTCATCTGGTATTCTTTGAGGGTGGCAAACATTTCCTCCAGGTCGTCCAGATGACCAAGCTCTTCCTTactcttgacgagcatgtcgTCCACGTACACCTCCATATTTCTACCAATCTGCTTGCTGAACACCTTGTTTACTAACCTTTGGTACGttgcccctgcattcttcaacCTGAAGGGCATCACCCTATAGCAATAGAGCCCTTGActtgtgatgaaagcagttttttcttgatcttcttcagccatttttatctggttgtaccttgagaaagcatccatgaacaTCAGCAACTTATGCCCGGCCGTGGTGTCCACCAGTTGGTCTATCTTTGGTAGTGGGAAGCTATCTTTCGGGCAAGTTTTgttcaggtccgtgaagtccacgcacattttCCATTTCCCATTTGCTTTTTTCACTAGCACGACGTTGGCGAGCCAATCAGGATAGTGAACCTCCCGGATAAAGCCTGCTGATAATAGCTTATTAACCTTGTCTGTAATTGCTCGGTATTGAACCCTTCAATCGTGAACATGATGACCAAGGGGTCATTGTGAGGCTGCTTCACTCCCCTAACATCCTCCTCGTTGAAAGACATGTCTTGGTTCATCCGTCTCTACTTGAACGGGGGTATCATGTGGACGCTATTTACCTGCCTCTGGTATGCTTTTTAAAGTGATTTGAATGATCCTCCTGCGAATGGCCCCCCTACGATCGTCtttatctccccgatcacatCATGTGGTGGCTGGAACAGATGATCCCCATTCTTAGACGAGGATTTGTACTAGTGCTTATTGCCGTCTCTGAACTTGCTGGGCTCTCCCTTCTTCACATACTTCTGCAATTTTCCTTTTCGTATCAACTCCTCTATTTACTCTTTTAGGTCCCTGCAATCCTCCTTGTAGTGgccgtgatccttgtggaatcggcaATATTTGTTCTTGTCATGCACGTTGGGGGATGAATGTAATGGCCTTGGCCACTTAAGGTAGTGCTCATCCTTAATCTACGTTAAAATCTTATCAATAGGCATAACTAGAGGAGTGAATTTTACCTTTCGTGGGGTTTTTTCGTCTCTCCTTTTGTTCCCGTCAATAGGCCGACAATCTGGACGCTCCCTCTTTCACCCTTTACGATCGTCTTccctctttcccttttttctgttttctccACATCTTTAATGGCGGCTAgcgcgtcctcagcattcatgtacttctgcGCTTTAAGGAGCATCTTTGCCATTGTCTTGGGAGGATTCTTTGCGAGTGAGACTACAAACTCTCTGGATTTTAACCCAGCTTTAAAGGTTGTCAGCTGCACTTTGTTGTCAGCTTTGTCCACCTCTAGTGTTTCCCGAGTGAAGCGTTTCACATATGACCTCAAGGTCTCTTTCTCTCCTTGCTTGATGGTGAGCAAATGGTCTGCTAGTCTCTTCAGGCGTTGTCTGCTGACGAAGTGGCGCAAAAAGGCGCTGCCCAACTGTTCGAAGTTATCAATAGATGACGTTGGCAGCTTTGTGAACCATTCCCTTGCTGCTTCTTTGAGAGTGGTGGGGAAGGATTGACACAGGATCTCGTCGGGGGGCTGTTGGAGGCCCAGAGTTATCATGAAGGTGTTGAGGTGATCCAGAGGATCTTTCAAACCATCAAACGATTCAAGCTGAGATGGTACATGGCACTCCAAGACTGCTGAAGTGAAGGGCGAATTTGTCGTCTTGACCATTCTATCCAAGCTCTGGTCCGTTTTCCCTTTGATGGCATTTCTCAGCTCGTCCATCTTCTTCCTTATTTCTTGGAGGAGATCTGAGCTCGATTCATCCTGAGTGGTGGGCCCTCGGCGGTCGCTCCTTCTGTGGCTATCTCCCACATCTTCGAGGTTGGTCTTGGACCGATCCTCTTCCTACTGAAGTCTTTGCCTTATCTCCTTATTCTGTCTGGTGAGCTCCTCGACGGTAGCCGCAAGAGCCTGAATTTGCAGAGTTAGGGCTGCAGAatcttggttggactccatctgaaTACAACGGTTGATTGGAAACTACGTACTCAAATCTGAATACGAGAAtgtcgttcccacagacggcaccaaacTGATGAAACGCAagttcgtcagttgtagtgagtTCGTCCAGATGGAGCTAGATGTTCGCTTGCATCGCAATGGAAGTAGCAATTCCCTAAAATGGACACcagtgtggtgcctgccacaacgccttcgatgccaaagtcagtacaAGAGAGTTTATAACAATATGTTAGAATAATTTAGTATATCTTGTAATTGTATCCGTACTTTCTGTTGACaatgtgagggctttatatatgttgctcTGGATTCTAGccattgttgttgatgttgtgaTGTTAATGCTTTTCTTGGAAACGCTTCCTGCtgagtaatggggttttaatatgccATCAATGGTCTGTCCAGCTGGTTTTGTAACTGTTCGGGGCATTATTGAtggcattgaatgatcctgATATCCTTGTCGATGACGTGGACACTTGCTTAGGCTTGTCTCAGAGAGCGGTCTCGTCTGTCTTATTGACCTCGTCTGTAGTTGATTTCATCAGTCCCATCAGGTTTTATGGCtggttttgtgggtttgttgggtttttttggtaaagaggaagagagaggaagtgagaaagaaattaataattaaatgaatAGTGTTTGACTGTGATATGAAAAATAAGAGTATTGATGTAAGGTGagttgtgaaatggtgtgttaaaataaataaaaatatgttttaaagtgctaaaagctaaaattttttacaccATCAATGTAAGTGCACTTAGCCCATTGGGAAGCTACTTAATGTGGCAAAATTCAACTAGTGAAAAGAATGCCTTTTGGGCTAAAAATGATTAATCATGACCTCGGTAGAAGTAGAAAAGTTTAagttttactattttctttttagttttttaagtttacgttttttttatttcagtcctctaaatttCATTAATTCTCAATTAAATCATTTGTTAACAATCTGTTAGCTACTACTGTTATCAATAACAAAACGACgagtcttttttttaaatatttttaatttatttaataattttaagaaaacgttttttttttaatttaaaaaacccataaattaattttaagagggaaaaagagggagaagagagaccaagaggaagaagaaggtaTAGGAATACTCGGTGGCTCAGCTCCACAACGGTCAAGAGGTGTGCTCGGCAGTGCCATTCCAGGAGGTACTCAACGGCTGAAAATAGGAATGCCATAAACACAAAAACCCAACTGGCTCAGTTTTGtatcaaacaaagaaacaaagataGAGACTTATAGACCTGAAGATAAGTCAATGAGAGAAAGGATTGAAGGGTTTAAATGGAATTGGAGGTGGAATCTGCTAGTGCTAGGGTGAGTTAAGGTGATATTGCAATCTAGGTGTTGTCCAACAACTAAGGTTTCTTTGTAATCTTAGGAAATGGAGGTTGGTGATGGAGGTGTGTTAACAATGAAGATGTTCTTAAGGATGGCATCGTTTTTTAGATCTGTGaaaattgaggttttttttttttgggttagaatGGAGAATTCATTGAAACTAAAAGTCCAAAACAGGCAAGTCACTGGCTGTGAGCCTTACAGAGTACAGACCCGAAGCATCTGAGTCCAAAATACTACATAGATTAACAAAAGAAGGATTATCTAATACAACAAAAGCAGTAGAACATGCACAGACTTCTTTCGCAAGCAGATTCGTGCATCTATTCGCCTCCCGGTAGACATGATTGATCTTGTAACGCTGAAAGTGGCACAGCAGGTGCCTGCAATCATTTAGGAGTGGTGTGTAAGCTCTGTTACAGGTATTGTTGGAGAGCATGAGATCAACAATAACTTTTGCATCAAGTTCTATAATTAAACGGTTAATGCCCAGTTGAGAAGCCAACAGTAGGCCATCTCTTAAAGCCCGAAACTCAGCAATGATGCTCGTGGCCACCCCAATATTCCTCATGTAGCCTTTAACCCAATTTCCACTATGGTCACGTATCAATCCACCTGCTCCTGCACTCCCCGGGTTCCCTATGGAGGCACCATCTGAATTCAGTTTGAACCACCCTTCAGCTGGTTTATGCCAGCGCACAAGAATGGCTGAGTATTGCTTGGTTCAGAGTGGTTTCCCTACACAAAAGAAGTATTCCGCTGCTAGCTGGGTGAAAGATTTATGGAGATTAGTATTTAGAGGAATGTTTTCAAACACTACTTTGTTCCTGTGCTTCCACAGACTCCACACTCCAAAAAGGAATTGAGTGCTCCAAGGGAGGCCATTGACTTGAAGTTGGCTACTGCACTGACAGTTTCTTTGCAGCCACCCAGGAAGGTTGAGGTGGCCAAGGTTTGATAGAGATTGAGGCATTTTGATTGAATTCCAAAAGGTAGCAGCAAAGGAGCAATCCCGTAATAGGTGGAGAACTGTCTCCTCATGAGTTCTGCATAATGGACATATTATGCTGCAACTAATACCTCTTGCTGCTATGACTTGCCTGACCGGGACATTGTTGTGGTGACACAGCCACATGAATGAGCTAATCTTAGGCCATATGTCAAGTTTCCAAAGCATAAGCCGAGGCCAAGCTAAACTCAccatcttttgaaaatttctaCATCAGTGTGTCTTTTTTCTCCCCATACATCTGCATTGCACAAATCTCATCTTTGATCCCAGATCCACTTAGGCCATAtgtcttttttcatttcttgttcTTTCTTGTCAGCCATGGTGGGGTTttggccttttcttttctttcttgggtgagagagaaataattttttttgttctttggtcTTGTTCTTCTCTATACAACctcttaaaattaatttatgggtttttttttaaattaatgttttcttaaaattaataaataaataataaaatttaattttaaataaaatgacaaaataatgTTGTTTTGCTATAGATAACTGCAGCAACTAATAGATTGTTAACGGAAGACTTAATTGAGAATAAATGAAACTTTgaggattgaaatgacaaaacccaaacttagaggactaaaatgaaaactGTTAAAATTTAGAGGGTGAGTTTtacattttagccaaaaaaatctTCTGAAAATGGGTTTACTTTTGGCTACAACAACACAGGCCACCCAAATTCCCTCCttttatttgctttatttttgtttggtttggtgaTTGGGTTTTCTTTTGGCTACAAGAAATTCGTGGTTTTGGTTGTGCTCTTAATATGGATCTGTGTTATGGTGAAGGAAAGTACATTTGTTGTTGTGTCATGTATGGTGTTGGAACTCAACTATCTTTGGGCTTGAGAGAACAAAGAGGATTGGAGGGAGAGGATtgggtttgagagagagagagagagagtgagtgagtgagtgattGGGTTCTTTGAATTGGTGGCATCAAAATTTTTGATTTCTTGTGTTTGTGAAATTTATCTTTGCTTTCTTGCTCTAACTCTGAGATTTGTGCTTGGGCTGGTTTGAACGACATCATTAATGGTGGCAGCTTTGACGGATTTTTTTGTGTGCAAAATAACAccatttttctaacaattttgttagttagcaatATTTCCAAACTAGCTAAACTAACATCTCAAGTCtaagaaactcgagttccatgtgttGGCAATGCTAATGTGGAACTTGAGTCTCTCCTTAAATGAAATCAACAAACACAAAGCTTTAAATGAAATCAACAAATGATAGGGGAAAACCCAGAGAGAAACAATGAAATACCCAAGCAAATCAACAAATGTAGAGGCAAACCCAAATGAAATACCCAAGCAAATTGGCAAAATCAGCAAACGTAGAGGCAAACTCAGAGCAAAACAATGAAATACCCAAGCAAATCCAGAGACccacaacaaaacaacaaactCATTTCAACTTTAACTTGCAAACCCAGAGACCCACAACGAAAAGCGAAGTCAGCCCGGATCGAATGCTTTGCCTACAATTTCTCCTTACCGTTCTCAGCCATTAATAAAGGgaaagtttttaatttatttttgcgtGAATTTGAGAAAGGAGAATAAGAATAGTGGGACGACAGAAGATGGAGAAAGAATAAGAAAGAGTAaaggaagaaaggaaagagaaggaactcgagtttgtaaGACTTGAGTTCCACATGGTGGATTTAATCCACCTTAGCTCTGCAAGAACATGAAACTTacagactcgagttccacatgGGGGATTTAATCCACCTTAACTCTGCAAgaatatggaactcgagtctcttagactcaATTTATTATAGTGAATTTGAGATTAAGAGACTTGAGATATTAGTTTACGTTGTTAACTAATAAAATTGTTCAAAAATGGTatcattttgcaaaaataaaaaaatctagcTTTGGCTAAGTCTTTTGTAGTTTggatatgatatttttttatttatgttttcttaattaatatttGGATTTATTTAAGGGGACAATGATCATGTGTATTAGataggggtggcaatttgtgttcgcgtgtcgggttcgtgtcgtgtcaagttcatgtcgtgtcaagtcatgagtattcgactacataggtcaacactaacccgacatgtttattaaacgggtcaagattcctcaaccctaacacgacccatttattaaacgggtcagtcgtgtcgacctgtttatcagattttatcaaaatgaaaaataaaaattaatgaaaaaacaaacaaataaatatttttaatataaaattcagaattaacgagtaactgcatcataaataatcattcaaaattaaagcatatcccaatatcacaaataatcaatcacaatatgtcaaagaaaataaatcacaacaactaataagtttatatacctagagtttgaagggtatattggtaaaatatcatttaattaaacgggtcagacgggtcaaacgagttctatgtgttcaacactaacccaacctatttattaaacgggttagtcgtgtcaacccgaatatgacacgaacccgttaagcctcaacccataacctgctaatttcgtgtcgtgtcgtgtcgggttcgcgggtcgtgtcaaattttgccacccctagtatTAGACTATActcttttatgagaaattatttgaaaaaaataaaaatgatgttgcaTCATAGCGATGCTTACACCATAATCTCTTactttttttggctgaataaaaaaatgtggtCTCTAGTATGAGCGCTCGAACAGCAAAGATGCGGGGACAAAGACCCCTATTATCAAGCCACACCCTATGAATTCAATCTCTTACTTCAAACCTTGACAATGGTTGTATATATGTAGTTTGCAATTTGCACTTTAGATCTCTCACACATATACcaataaataaacatatttttttattaagaaaataaataaacatttaaaaaaaaaaaaaaaaacaagaactgCGTTATGAACACAATTCAATACAATCTCATACACATTTACATCCAACCcatttggtataaaaaaaattaagcaatcATAGCGAGATCTGAATAATGTGCACCAACCCCAACCACCAGCTCCGCCTAGTCCTCTCATGCCGCAAGCTAACAGCACAGGTGACTCAACCCACCACCGCCTCCATCATCGCCATGGCTTCCTCTTCAGAGCAAGAGTTCATCCCACTCTACCGCGCCAGACTCAACCGCTTCCCCCGCCACCACCGCCTCTGGGACTCCAGAACCGCCGCCCGCGTCGGCGACAAGCTCGCCCTCCGCCTCCAAGACATCCGTGTCTCCGCCGTGTCCATCGACGTACAGGAAGAGCTCTCTCGCCCTCTACACCTTCGCCAGTTGGTGCTTCCGTTGTTTGATTCCGTGCGCCGCGCAGGTGTCCTGGTTCATGGAGCTGAGAAGTTGTGGGTCGATGCTGATGTCCAGTATTAGGAATGGACGGTCAGGATTTTAAGGgtctagattttttttcatttttatttttgttttcaggaatttttttttttttttgaagggatTTTCAGGAATTTGTAGAAACATAGCAACTTGTAATAATAatccttcttttttatatatagtttgacttttgtattattttttaagttgtaCAAAATTACAGTGGATTTTCAGCAACAATATTGTTGCATAGGGGGAAATATATTGTGTGGGAAcgatattaattattatttttgattgaaatgtttc is a genomic window containing:
- the LOC142632433 gene encoding uncharacterized protein LOC142632433, whose amino-acid sequence is MRNIGVATSIIAEFRALRDGLLLASQLGINRLIIELDAKVIVDLMLSNNTCNRAYTPLLNDCRHLLCHFQRYKINHVYREANRCTNLLAKEVCACSTAFVVLDNPSFVNLCSILDSDASGLYSVRLTASDLPVLDF
- the LOC142632058 gene encoding uncharacterized protein LOC142632058 — protein: MCTNPNHQLRLVLSCRKLTAQVTQPTTASIIAMASSSEQEFIPLYRARLNRFPRHHRLWDSRTAARVGDKLALRLQDIRVSAVSIDVQEELSRPLHLRQLVLPLFDSVRRAGVLVHGAEKLWVDADVQY